The Halofilum ochraceum genome includes a region encoding these proteins:
- a CDS encoding helicase-related protein, whose protein sequence is MTEPATPLPIESLRADFREALAAGHTVVSAATGSGKSTRLPLWAAEQGPVLVIEPRRIAATSLARYVASLNGGETGPEVGYAIRFDSAYGADTRVLFVTPGIALRWFADDGLAGFSTVILDEFHERRADTDLLLALLRDAERHRLVLTSATFDGDRLAEQLGARRLDAEGRSHPVETRHLGREPRDMPTAKGLDRRIAEAVHQTLGETAGDLLVFLPGRGEIRAAANRLGNIDADVICLHAGAPDSDQRRALAPGDGRRVILATNVAETSLTVPGVTAVIDSGLERRTRRRNGRTVLALEAIARSAADQRAGRAGRTAPGLCLRLWGAQAPLATASPPEIEREDLTDTVLAAACCGQPARMLSFPDDLPEQSLARAENLLSEIGAIDGAGQATARGHALFALPLDPLLAHLVTAMPAPATGGFMADLVAALSTRQRIATAPSDPAEREVLLRALGRRCDATFLVALLRGQELPGVRVNRGARDEARRLSDRVRALADLPARPDAIDIDPASALRAAMAAVPELAHVRRGKRRHVLANGERELQPADDSLLGDEDEAALVFDDHAVPGRGTRETLTIGTCLAPITLEDLVSAGLATSAIEEPKPGAGTVHTERRWYFAGRAIASEEIEPEGNEARAAIARLVLERRLLKPAGERLLDDLAAWDLYVRLGHAEGETPDAESWLIERLHDLGVDQAADIELVEPDDLRFDGIPEWERERFDRQYPRYVSLSDLELRIHYDVRRRTVTAEHIGGRRKSDPKSWELPAWPGWKVEFRRASRVVDVR, encoded by the coding sequence ATGACCGAACCGGCGACCCCGTTGCCGATCGAATCGCTGCGTGCGGATTTCCGGGAGGCCCTCGCCGCCGGCCACACCGTGGTGTCGGCGGCAACGGGCTCCGGCAAGTCCACGCGCCTGCCGCTATGGGCCGCGGAGCAAGGGCCGGTCCTCGTCATCGAGCCACGCCGCATCGCGGCGACCAGTCTCGCGCGTTATGTGGCATCGCTGAACGGGGGCGAGACCGGCCCCGAGGTCGGTTACGCCATCCGGTTCGACAGCGCCTATGGGGCGGATACCCGCGTCCTGTTCGTTACGCCAGGTATCGCCCTGCGCTGGTTCGCCGACGATGGCCTGGCCGGCTTTTCGACCGTAATCCTCGACGAATTCCACGAACGGCGTGCGGACACCGATCTGCTGCTGGCCCTGCTGCGCGATGCCGAGCGCCACCGGCTCGTGCTCACCTCGGCCACCTTCGACGGCGACCGCCTCGCCGAACAGCTGGGCGCCCGCCGCCTGGACGCGGAAGGGCGAAGCCATCCGGTGGAGACGCGCCACCTCGGCCGCGAACCGCGCGACATGCCGACCGCCAAAGGTCTGGATCGCCGGATCGCCGAGGCGGTCCACCAGACGCTCGGCGAAACCGCGGGCGATCTGCTGGTCTTCCTGCCGGGCCGTGGCGAGATCCGGGCCGCCGCGAACCGGCTCGGCAACATCGACGCCGACGTCATCTGCCTGCATGCCGGTGCACCCGATTCCGACCAGCGCCGCGCCCTCGCCCCCGGCGATGGCCGCCGTGTGATCCTCGCGACCAACGTCGCCGAGACCTCGCTCACGGTGCCCGGCGTCACGGCGGTGATCGACAGCGGCCTGGAACGCCGGACGCGTCGTCGCAACGGCCGTACCGTACTGGCACTCGAGGCGATCGCACGCTCGGCCGCGGACCAGCGCGCCGGCCGCGCCGGGCGCACCGCGCCCGGTCTCTGCCTGCGGCTCTGGGGCGCCCAGGCGCCGCTGGCGACCGCGAGCCCGCCCGAGATCGAGCGCGAGGACCTGACCGATACCGTGCTGGCCGCCGCCTGTTGCGGCCAACCCGCGCGGATGCTGTCGTTTCCCGACGATCTGCCGGAGCAGTCACTGGCCCGAGCCGAGAACCTGTTGAGCGAGATCGGCGCCATCGATGGCGCCGGCCAGGCCACCGCGCGCGGCCATGCCCTGTTCGCCCTGCCGCTGGACCCGCTGCTGGCCCATCTCGTCACCGCCATGCCGGCTCCGGCCACCGGCGGATTCATGGCCGATCTGGTGGCGGCGTTATCGACCCGTCAGCGCATCGCAACGGCGCCTTCGGATCCCGCCGAACGCGAGGTCCTGTTGCGGGCGCTGGGCCGGCGCTGCGATGCGACGTTCCTCGTCGCACTCCTGCGCGGACAGGAACTGCCCGGCGTGCGCGTCAATCGCGGCGCCCGTGACGAGGCGCGGCGGCTCAGCGACCGTGTGCGGGCGCTCGCCGATCTCCCGGCGCGACCGGATGCGATCGATATCGACCCGGCCAGCGCCCTGCGCGCGGCGATGGCCGCGGTGCCGGAGCTGGCGCACGTGCGACGCGGCAAGCGGCGTCATGTCCTCGCCAACGGCGAGCGTGAACTGCAGCCGGCGGACGACAGCCTGCTGGGGGACGAGGACGAGGCGGCGCTCGTTTTCGACGACCACGCCGTGCCCGGTCGCGGCACACGCGAGACGCTCACGATCGGAACCTGCCTGGCACCCATCACCCTGGAGGACCTCGTGAGCGCCGGACTCGCGACCTCGGCCATAGAGGAACCGAAACCCGGCGCGGGGACGGTGCACACCGAACGGCGCTGGTATTTCGCCGGACGGGCCATCGCCAGCGAGGAAATCGAACCGGAAGGCAACGAGGCCAGGGCGGCGATCGCCCGGCTGGTCCTTGAAAGGCGTCTGCTCAAACCGGCTGGTGAGCGCCTACTCGACGACCTCGCCGCATGGGATCTGTACGTGCGTCTAGGGCACGCCGAGGGGGAAACACCCGATGCCGAATCCTGGCTGATCGAACGCCTGCACGACCTGGGCGTCGACCAGGCCGCCGACATCGAGCTGGTCGAACCCGACGACCTGCGTTTCGACGGCATCCCCGAATGGGAGCGCGAACGCTTCGATCGGCAGTACCCGCGCTACGTGTCCCTTTCGGACCTCGAACTGCGCATCCATTACGACGTCCGCCGCCGCACCGTCACCGCCGAACACATCGGCGGCCGCCGCAAGAGCGACCCCAAGAGCTGGGAACTACCGGCCTGGCCCGGCTGGAAGGTGGAATTCCGGCGGGCCAGCCGGGTGGTGGATGTGCGGTAG
- the tal gene encoding transaldolase codes for MASIQHLLDCGQSLWLDYVDRNLLTGGGLERLVESGLRGVTSNPTIFHQAITGSSAYDEAILDLIQADPEVDAEVLYEWLAIQDIQMACDQLSPVYQSTEGKDGFVSIEVSPHLAHDTKSTVEQARHLWRSVHRDNVMIKVPATEAGLEAIENLTAEGLNINVTLLFAVERYEQVFAAFTRGLGQRDNPRGINSVASFFVSRVDGVVDPKLAEIGASATAHMHHAAISNAKMAYQSFERMRRTPDFRAQEQRGANVQRPLWASTSTKDPNLSDTLYVDSLIGPDTVNTVPPKTLDAVLANGSAAVTIDNDLEGARTTLDALQKHGIDMGQVAADLEADGVQKFIDSHDALVAALQEKLRDVTARYAAEI; via the coding sequence ATGGCCTCGATCCAACATCTGCTCGACTGCGGGCAATCGCTGTGGCTCGACTACGTGGACCGCAACCTGCTGACTGGTGGCGGCCTTGAACGCCTGGTCGAGTCGGGGCTGCGCGGCGTGACCAGCAACCCGACGATCTTCCACCAGGCGATCACGGGCTCCAGCGCCTACGACGAGGCGATCCTCGACCTCATCCAGGCCGATCCGGAGGTCGACGCGGAAGTGCTGTACGAGTGGCTGGCCATCCAGGATATCCAGATGGCCTGCGACCAGCTGAGCCCGGTGTACCAGTCCACCGAGGGCAAGGACGGTTTCGTCAGCATCGAGGTCTCGCCCCACCTGGCGCACGACACGAAGAGCACGGTCGAACAGGCCCGCCACCTGTGGCGTTCGGTCCACCGCGACAACGTCATGATCAAGGTACCGGCGACCGAGGCCGGGCTCGAGGCGATCGAGAACCTCACGGCCGAAGGCCTGAACATCAACGTGACGCTGCTGTTCGCGGTCGAGCGCTACGAGCAGGTCTTCGCGGCCTTCACCCGTGGCCTCGGTCAGCGCGATAACCCGCGCGGTATCAACTCGGTGGCCTCTTTCTTCGTCTCGCGTGTCGACGGCGTCGTCGACCCGAAACTCGCGGAGATCGGCGCCAGTGCCACGGCGCACATGCATCACGCCGCGATCTCCAACGCCAAAATGGCGTATCAGTCTTTCGAACGGATGCGCCGCACGCCCGATTTCCGTGCCCAGGAGCAGCGGGGCGCCAATGTCCAGCGTCCACTCTGGGCCAGCACGAGCACCAAGGACCCGAACCTGTCCGACACGCTCTATGTCGACTCGCTGATCGGCCCCGACACGGTGAACACGGTACCGCCGAAGACGCTGGATGCCGTCCTGGCGAACGGTTCCGCCGCCGTGACTATCGATAACGACCTCGAAGGCGCGCGCACCACGCTCGACGCTCTGCAGAAGCACGGCATCGACATGGGCCAGGTGGCGGCGGATCTGGAAGCGGACGGCGTGCAGAAGTTCATCGATTCGCACGACGCGCTGGTCGCCGCACTGCAGGAGAAGCTGCGCGACGTAACGGCACGTTACGCCGCGGAGATCTGA
- a CDS encoding ABC-F family ATP-binding cassette domain-containing protein, whose product MITLDDVSLQIGGDPLLEGASCALHEGWKIGIIGPNGCGKSSLFKLLRGELTPERGRVELPGGMRIAHMEQETPGRTATAREHVVGGHAELVRLENELEKAETAGDGERLAHLHGQIDAEDGYTARTRAEQLLAGLGFSAEACGRPVAEFSGGWRMRIDLARTLMAPSDLLLLDEPTNHLDLEAVMWLEQWLKRYSGTLMIISHDRDFLDSVVDHTVHFDNKRLVLYRGNYSQFERQRAERLAQQQAAYEKQQQRVREIEQFVARFRAQANKARQAQSRLKELERMEDLAPAHIDSPFRFQFPEAAKTSHPLITCRSLAAGYHRDAPVLRDVGLSLLPGQRVGLLGVNGAGKSTLIRTLVGELPPLAGERTPGENLAVGYFAQHQVDALTIDWSPLEHLQKESPEVRKQQLRTFLGGFGFPGDDALRAVRNFSGGEKARLALAIVAWRRPNLLLLDEPTNHLDLDMRHALDMALQEFSGAVVIVTHDRHLLRDTVDEFWLIDNGRLRPFDGTLDDYAAWRAGSLKAEKSGSGGKTEAPKPAKKEAGRDGRKAAAEARNRIKPLRDSVRRLERDLEKRQQELAKIDAALADPELYNDPARAEERDRLLQDQGATQQAIARIESDWLEAAEQLERAETGTA is encoded by the coding sequence GTGATCACCCTCGACGACGTCTCGCTCCAGATTGGCGGCGACCCCCTGCTCGAAGGCGCTTCGTGCGCGCTGCACGAGGGCTGGAAGATCGGGATCATCGGGCCGAATGGCTGTGGCAAGTCGAGCCTGTTCAAGCTCCTTCGGGGTGAGCTCACACCCGAACGCGGCCGCGTCGAGCTACCCGGCGGGATGCGCATCGCGCATATGGAACAGGAGACGCCGGGCCGCACGGCGACAGCGCGCGAGCATGTGGTGGGTGGCCATGCGGAACTCGTTCGCCTGGAAAACGAACTGGAAAAGGCCGAGACCGCCGGCGACGGGGAACGCCTCGCCCACCTCCACGGGCAGATCGACGCCGAAGACGGCTATACCGCCCGGACGCGCGCCGAGCAGCTGCTGGCCGGGCTCGGTTTCTCCGCCGAGGCCTGCGGGCGGCCGGTGGCCGAGTTCTCCGGCGGCTGGCGCATGCGCATCGACCTCGCGCGCACGCTCATGGCGCCCTCCGACCTGCTGCTGCTCGACGAGCCGACCAACCACCTCGATCTCGAGGCGGTCATGTGGCTCGAGCAGTGGCTCAAGCGCTACAGCGGCACCTTGATGATCATCTCGCACGACCGCGATTTCCTCGACTCAGTCGTCGATCACACCGTGCATTTCGATAACAAGCGGCTGGTCCTGTACCGCGGCAACTACAGCCAGTTCGAGCGCCAGCGGGCCGAGCGCCTCGCGCAGCAACAGGCCGCGTACGAGAAGCAGCAGCAGCGCGTGCGCGAGATCGAGCAGTTCGTCGCGCGCTTCCGGGCCCAGGCCAACAAGGCACGCCAGGCCCAGAGCCGCCTCAAGGAACTCGAGCGCATGGAGGACCTCGCGCCGGCGCACATCGATTCGCCGTTCCGCTTCCAGTTCCCCGAGGCGGCAAAGACCTCGCATCCGCTCATCACCTGCCGCTCCCTGGCGGCGGGCTACCACCGGGATGCCCCCGTACTGCGCGACGTCGGCCTCAGCCTGCTGCCGGGGCAGCGCGTCGGCCTGCTGGGTGTCAACGGCGCCGGCAAGTCGACCCTGATCCGCACGCTGGTGGGCGAGCTGCCGCCGCTCGCGGGCGAGCGCACGCCAGGCGAGAACCTCGCGGTGGGCTACTTCGCCCAGCACCAGGTGGACGCCCTGACCATCGACTGGAGCCCGCTGGAACACCTCCAGAAGGAGAGTCCCGAGGTCCGCAAGCAGCAGTTGCGCACCTTCCTCGGCGGTTTCGGCTTCCCGGGGGACGATGCCCTGCGCGCGGTCCGCAACTTCTCGGGCGGCGAGAAAGCCCGGCTCGCGCTCGCCATTGTCGCGTGGCGCCGGCCCAATCTGCTGCTGCTCGACGAGCCGACCAACCATCTCGATCTGGACATGCGCCACGCGCTGGACATGGCGCTGCAGGAATTCTCCGGCGCCGTCGTCATCGTGACCCACGACCGCCACCTGCTGCGCGACACGGTCGACGAGTTCTGGTTGATCGACAACGGCCGGCTGCGTCCGTTCGACGGCACGCTCGACGATTACGCCGCCTGGCGCGCGGGCAGCCTCAAGGCCGAGAAATCGGGTTCCGGCGGCAAGACCGAAGCGCCGAAACCGGCGAAAAAAGAGGCCGGACGCGACGGCCGCAAGGCGGCGGCCGAGGCCCGCAACCGGATCAAGCCGCTGCGCGACAGCGTGCGCCGGCTGGAACGCGACCTCGAGAAACGCCAGCAGGAACTCGCGAAGATCGACGCCGCGCTCGCCGACCCGGAGCTGTACAACGATCCGGCCCGGGCCGAGGAGCGCGACCGCCTGCTGCAGGACCAGGGCGCTACCCAGCAGGCCATCGCCCGGATCGAGAGCGACTGGCTGGAGGCCGCGGAACAGCTGGAACGGGCAGAGACCGGCACGGCCTGA
- a CDS encoding NnrS family protein, with protein MPTPRWPLPFTAGFRLFFPLAAIATLAIMLRTVLILHGGDAPAGNPFTWHGHEMLFGYVAAAVAGFVLTAVPNWTGTQPANGLPLAVLFLLWITARIGLWSGDPAAWAIAADIAFLPAAALVASRPLWSGGKARQWLPIGVIITLGLANAVWHLGPVINAPALPSRALTFTTLLIATLIAVIGGRIIPAFTRNHLRKRDASVEPRATDLRDGLAIGASVATALAELGAPGLVAWLALAAGVLHGIRLYGWRGLSTWRDPLLFILHIGYGWLAVGYLMLGFGMLSAGWSDTWALHGILTGAIGTMTLAVMTRATFGHTGRPLQAGVVMTIAFVAIQGAIVIRLLGPVVGPHAWHVAGVLWSTAFLLFLLRCGPMWLRPRIRA; from the coding sequence ATGCCGACACCCCGCTGGCCACTCCCGTTCACGGCAGGCTTCCGCCTGTTTTTCCCGCTCGCCGCGATCGCGACGCTCGCGATCATGCTGCGCACGGTGCTGATCCTGCACGGCGGCGACGCGCCGGCCGGCAACCCGTTCACCTGGCACGGACACGAAATGCTGTTCGGTTACGTAGCGGCCGCCGTTGCCGGGTTCGTCCTGACCGCCGTTCCCAACTGGACCGGCACCCAGCCCGCGAACGGCCTGCCGCTGGCGGTGCTGTTCCTGCTGTGGATCACGGCGCGAATCGGTCTGTGGTCGGGTGATCCCGCAGCCTGGGCCATCGCCGCCGATATCGCCTTCCTGCCGGCGGCCGCGCTGGTCGCCAGCCGGCCGCTCTGGTCGGGCGGCAAGGCGCGGCAATGGCTGCCGATCGGTGTGATCATCACCCTCGGCCTGGCGAACGCGGTCTGGCATCTCGGCCCGGTCATCAACGCCCCGGCCCTGCCATCGCGGGCACTTACGTTCACGACCCTCCTGATCGCAACACTGATCGCCGTGATCGGTGGTCGTATCATCCCGGCGTTCACGCGGAACCACCTCCGCAAGCGCGACGCGTCCGTGGAACCGCGCGCGACGGATCTACGTGACGGTCTCGCCATCGGTGCCAGCGTGGCCACGGCCCTGGCCGAGCTCGGCGCACCGGGGCTCGTCGCCTGGCTCGCGCTGGCGGCCGGCGTACTGCACGGTATCCGGCTCTACGGCTGGCGCGGCCTGAGCACCTGGCGCGACCCGCTGCTGTTCATCCTGCATATCGGCTACGGCTGGCTGGCCGTGGGCTACCTCATGCTCGGATTCGGGATGCTCTCCGCGGGCTGGTCCGATACCTGGGCGCTGCATGGGATCCTGACCGGCGCGATCGGCACGATGACCCTGGCCGTGATGACCCGCGCCACCTTCGGTCATACGGGGCGCCCGCTGCAGGCCGGTGTGGTGATGACCATCGCCTTCGTCGCCATCCAGGGCGCCATCGTCATCCGCCTGCTTGGCCCTGTCGTCGGCCCACACGCATGGCACGTCGCCGGCGTGCTCTGGTCGACCGCGTTCCTACTGTTCCTGCTGCGCTGCGGGCCGATGTGGCTGCGTCCACGGATCAGGGCATGA
- a CDS encoding carboxymuconolactone decarboxylase family protein, which produces MTQSDLPSTAGDIAEKHPDVWSAYSALGKATAAAGPLTDRERRLVKLALAIGADSEGGVHSHVRRAREEGIEPAALEQIALLAIPTLGFPRAAAAFTWIGDLNGAADSQK; this is translated from the coding sequence ATGACGCAATCCGACCTCCCCTCCACCGCCGGTGACATCGCCGAAAAACACCCCGACGTATGGTCCGCCTACAGCGCGCTCGGCAAGGCGACGGCCGCGGCCGGCCCCCTCACCGACCGTGAACGGCGGCTGGTGAAGCTGGCGCTGGCGATCGGCGCGGATTCGGAAGGCGGCGTCCATTCGCACGTGCGCCGCGCCCGCGAAGAGGGCATCGAGCCGGCCGCGCTGGAACAGATAGCGCTGCTGGCGATCCCGACGCTCGGCTTCCCGCGCGCGGCCGCCGCATTCACCTGGATCGGGGATCTGAACGGGGCGGCGGATAGCCAGAAGTAG
- the glp gene encoding gephyrin-like molybdotransferase Glp produces the protein MTTADPTTTRPSAATGKRLLGVEEARATILSAIAAPSPAAAEPIALDQAAGRVLARDVIAGLSMPRWPNSAMDGYALRLPDIDDDGLPISQRVAAGTAPGPLAAGTAARIFTGAPVPEGADTVVMQEHCRIDQDRLFVEKIPEAGANIRPAAEDFSREDPVLAAGTHLRPQHIALAASAGAATVHVYPRVRIALMITGDELVPPGKTLGAGQIHESNGHMLAALGAQLGADIEAIHTVPDDADATRETLARAAENADLIVTSGGASVGDCDHVRSAAEAIGELAFFGIAVKPGKPLAFGRVAGTPLLVLPGNPVSLFVTFLLFGAPLLRRLQGRSATMPEALWVPAGFEQTRTRGRADYIRVRLEDGRAVPCGGQGSGILTPTAAADGLACIPPDSTVAPGEPLAYWPMATLLD, from the coding sequence ATGACAACGGCCGATCCGACCACCACCCGCCCCTCCGCAGCGACCGGCAAGCGGCTGCTGGGTGTCGAAGAAGCACGGGCAACCATTCTTTCCGCGATCGCGGCGCCCAGCCCTGCGGCCGCCGAGCCGATCGCTCTCGACCAGGCGGCGGGCCGGGTTCTCGCCCGCGACGTGATTGCAGGGCTGTCGATGCCGCGCTGGCCCAACAGCGCGATGGATGGCTACGCGCTGCGGCTGCCGGATATCGACGACGACGGCCTGCCGATCAGTCAGCGCGTCGCGGCCGGCACGGCACCGGGGCCACTCGCGGCCGGCACCGCGGCACGGATCTTCACCGGGGCACCGGTGCCCGAAGGGGCCGATACCGTCGTCATGCAGGAGCACTGCCGTATCGACCAGGATCGCCTGTTCGTGGAGAAAATACCGGAGGCCGGCGCAAACATCCGCCCGGCAGCGGAAGACTTCTCGCGCGAAGACCCGGTCCTCGCGGCGGGCACGCACCTGCGGCCACAGCACATCGCGCTGGCGGCCTCCGCGGGCGCGGCCACGGTTCATGTGTACCCGCGTGTGCGGATCGCGTTGATGATCACCGGCGATGAACTGGTACCGCCAGGGAAAACACTCGGTGCCGGCCAGATCCACGAGTCCAACGGCCATATGCTGGCGGCGCTCGGCGCCCAGCTCGGCGCCGACATCGAGGCGATCCACACCGTCCCGGACGACGCGGACGCCACACGCGAGACGCTGGCCCGCGCCGCGGAGAACGCGGACCTCATCGTCACCAGCGGGGGCGCCTCCGTGGGCGACTGCGACCATGTGCGCTCCGCGGCGGAGGCGATCGGCGAACTCGCCTTCTTCGGCATCGCCGTCAAACCGGGCAAGCCACTGGCGTTCGGCCGGGTCGCAGGCACGCCGCTACTGGTGCTGCCCGGCAATCCGGTCTCGCTGTTCGTGACATTCCTGCTTTTCGGGGCGCCGTTGCTACGGCGTCTGCAGGGGCGCAGCGCGACCATGCCCGAAGCCCTTTGGGTGCCCGCGGGATTCGAGCAGACCCGCACGCGCGGGCGGGCCGACTATATCCGTGTGCGCCTGGAAGACGGCCGCGCGGTGCCTTGTGGCGGCCAGGGTTCGGGGATCCTGACACCGACGGCGGCGGCCGACGGCCTGGCGTGCATTCCACCCGATTCCACGGTCGCCCCCGGCGAACCGCTGGCGTACTGGCCGATGGCGACATTGCTCGACTGA
- the hemN gene encoding oxygen-independent coproporphyrinogen III oxidase: MTSTVEFDIELVQRYDVAGPRYTSYPTAPWFRDDFGPEDYRARAAETDPERPLSLYFHIPFCATLCFYCACNKIVTKNRAHATPYLERLGREIELQSALFPGRPSVDQLHWGGGTPTFLDDGQIEWLVERIRAAWPMRDDDAGDYSIELDPRAVGTDTIHLLRRLGFNRASLGVQDLNEDVQRAVNRIQPESVTRATLETCREAGFRSLNIDLIYGLPLQTLDTFTRTIERVIELGPDRIAIYNYAHLPHHFPPQRRIRAEDLPSAAERLAILRRGIERLTAAGYVYIGMDHFARADDELAVAQSAGTLTRNFQGYSTHGDCDIVAHGTSAISMFGDCYTQHFRDRTLWSAALDGDEIPVNRGLQLSPDDRLRRDLITRLMCDFELNLPVFEQRHGIDFAQKFAPECAALEPLIADGLVEWEGRRLRVTPAGRLLVRNVAMVFDRYLEHDRNTRWSRAI; encoded by the coding sequence ATGACATCCACCGTGGAATTCGATATCGAACTGGTCCAGCGCTACGACGTCGCGGGCCCGCGTTACACGTCCTATCCGACGGCACCGTGGTTCCGTGACGATTTCGGCCCGGAGGACTATCGCGCCCGTGCGGCGGAGACGGATCCGGAGCGGCCGCTGTCGCTGTATTTTCATATCCCGTTCTGCGCGACGCTGTGCTTCTACTGCGCCTGCAACAAGATCGTGACGAAGAACCGGGCGCACGCCACACCGTACCTTGAGCGGCTGGGCCGCGAGATCGAACTGCAGTCGGCACTGTTTCCGGGACGCCCGTCGGTGGATCAACTGCACTGGGGCGGCGGTACGCCGACGTTCCTGGATGACGGTCAGATCGAATGGCTGGTGGAACGGATCCGCGCCGCCTGGCCGATGCGCGACGACGATGCCGGCGATTACTCGATCGAGCTCGATCCGCGTGCCGTTGGAACGGATACGATCCATCTCCTGCGGCGGCTCGGGTTCAACCGCGCCAGCCTTGGCGTGCAGGACCTCAACGAGGATGTGCAGAGAGCGGTCAACCGGATCCAGCCGGAGTCGGTCACGCGGGCAACCCTGGAGACCTGCCGCGAGGCCGGTTTCCGTTCCCTGAATATCGATCTGATCTACGGCCTCCCGCTGCAGACACTCGATACCTTCACCCGCACGATCGAGCGGGTCATCGAACTCGGGCCGGACCGGATCGCGATCTACAACTACGCGCACCTGCCGCACCATTTTCCGCCGCAACGGCGGATCCGCGCGGAGGATCTGCCATCAGCGGCGGAGCGCCTCGCGATCCTGCGGCGCGGGATCGAGCGCCTTACGGCCGCCGGCTATGTCTATATCGGCATGGATCATTTCGCGCGCGCGGACGACGAACTGGCGGTGGCCCAGAGTGCCGGCACGCTGACGCGCAATTTCCAGGGCTACAGCACGCATGGCGACTGCGACATCGTCGCCCATGGCACGAGCGCGATCAGCATGTTCGGTGACTGCTACACGCAGCACTTCCGCGATCGCACGCTCTGGTCGGCCGCGCTGGACGGCGACGAAATCCCGGTCAATCGTGGATTGCAGCTGTCGCCGGATGATCGGCTGCGTCGGGATCTGATCACCCGTCTGATGTGCGATTTCGAACTCAATCTACCGGTATTCGAACAGCGCCACGGGATCGACTTTGCGCAAAAGTTCGCGCCCGAGTGCGCCGCGCTGGAACCGTTGATCGCCGACGGGCTCGTCGAATGGGAAGGCAGGCGCCTGCGGGTCACACCCGCGGGCCGCCTGCTCGTGCGCAACGTGGCCATGGTGTTCGACCGCTACCTGGAGCACGACCGGAACACCCGCTGGTCACGGGCGATCTGA
- a CDS encoding SRPBCC family protein produces MNVSDAEAGTVMDLGDRLEARLERIIDHDRREVWRMLTDPAALVNWLAPAEIDARKGGRIHIDFPESGAIIDSRIVEFDPPGLLAYSWSSGGEPERPLRWQLESLGTETRLALTLRLPPDEDIAKAAAGWDAHLEMLLAALEGVPIHFPVDHFLEARRFYGEQLQR; encoded by the coding sequence ATGAACGTAAGCGACGCGGAAGCGGGAACGGTCATGGATCTGGGCGATCGCCTGGAGGCCCGTCTCGAACGGATCATCGACCATGACCGGCGCGAAGTATGGCGGATGTTGACCGATCCGGCAGCCCTGGTGAACTGGCTGGCACCCGCCGAGATCGATGCGCGCAAGGGCGGCCGGATCCATATCGATTTTCCGGAGAGTGGCGCGATCATCGACAGCCGTATCGTCGAATTCGATCCGCCGGGCCTGCTGGCGTATTCATGGAGCAGTGGCGGCGAACCCGAGCGCCCGCTGCGCTGGCAGCTCGAATCACTGGGAACCGAGACACGCCTCGCGCTGACGCTGCGTCTGCCACCCGATGAAGACATCGCCAAGGCCGCAGCGGGGTGGGATGCGCATCTGGAGATGCTGCTCGCGGCCCTCGAGGGGGTCCCGATCCATTTCCCGGTGGATCACTTCCTCGAGGCGCGCCGTTTTTACGGGGAACAGCTGCAGCGCTGA